In Candidatus Cloacimonadota bacterium, one DNA window encodes the following:
- a CDS encoding TetR/AcrR family transcriptional regulator: protein MKADEKKKIITQVAQKIFSRYGLIKTTVDEIAKAARMGKASLYHYFKSKEEIFKEVVEQENRFLKEKIREAIINEDTPQKKMKIYILKKMEHLKELANIHSALEDDYLEHYAFIEKIREKNSREELFTIREILQDGEDKGIFEINDIELTAFAIASALKGLEYPWSINISFPEIESNVDKLLEILFNGIVKK, encoded by the coding sequence TTGAAAGCTGATGAAAAAAAGAAAATCATCACCCAGGTTGCTCAAAAAATATTTTCCAGATACGGTTTAATAAAAACAACTGTCGATGAAATTGCCAAAGCAGCAAGAATGGGAAAAGCTTCTCTGTATCATTATTTTAAGAGCAAAGAAGAGATATTTAAAGAAGTCGTCGAGCAGGAAAACAGATTTCTGAAAGAAAAGATCAGGGAAGCGATCATCAATGAAGATACTCCTCAAAAGAAAATGAAAATTTACATTTTAAAGAAAATGGAGCATCTCAAAGAACTCGCTAATATTCACAGTGCGCTTGAAGATGATTACCTGGAACATTACGCTTTCATTGAAAAAATACGGGAAAAGAACAGCCGGGAAGAACTGTTTACAATCCGGGAAATTTTACAGGACGGAGAAGATAAAGGAATTTTTGAAATAAACGATATTGAATTGACAGCGTTTGCAATTGCTTCTGCTTTAAAAGGTTTGGAATATCCGTGGTCGATAAATATTTCTTTTCCTGAAATCGAATCAAATGTCGATAAATTATTGGAAATACTTTTCAATGGAATCGTGAAGAAGTGA
- a CDS encoding transcriptional repressor, giving the protein MINFIEILKEHKIAPSLQRIKILEYLHNYKTHPTADMIYKALIDEIPTLSKTTVYNTLKTFVEKGILAELSLFENEVRYEYNTEPHIHFKCVNCGKIFDISASYECLKNKDVDGHKVLEHHVNLKGICKNCRKKER; this is encoded by the coding sequence ATGATTAATTTTATTGAGATTTTAAAAGAGCACAAAATTGCTCCTTCTTTACAGCGAATCAAGATCCTGGAATATCTTCATAATTATAAAACTCATCCGACTGCAGATATGATCTACAAAGCTTTGATAGATGAAATTCCAACCTTATCCAAAACTACGGTTTATAATACCCTCAAAACATTTGTTGAAAAAGGGATTTTAGCGGAATTATCATTATTTGAAAATGAAGTCAGATACGAATATAATACTGAACCGCATATTCATTTTAAATGTGTGAATTGCGGGAAAATATTTGATATATCAGCATCTTATGAATGTCTAAAAAATAAAGATGTGGACGGTCATAAAGTTCTTGAACATCATGTAAATCTGAAAGGAATCTGTAAGAATTGCAGAAAGAAAGAGAGATAA
- the mutM gene encoding bifunctional DNA-formamidopyrimidine glycosylase/DNA-(apurinic or apyrimidinic site) lyase → MPELPEVQTIVAGLKKKILNKKIVSLFEERKGTIRNFIRVPTCEFGSISAISRRGKYIIFHTSNGYKFVIHLRMTGKMIFEKNLDKKSTHERAYFIFDDKTKLIFDDVRAFGKIQIYDIKNRIESLEKLGLEPLSDDFTAEYLRKRFRNRRSSIKNLLLNQSIVAGLGNIYVCEILYRAKISPQKKGNELSIRKLNLIVKETKKVLKEAIKYNGTTISDYRSVEDKTGEFQKFLNVYQKKECPQGHQIKRIKQVGRSTYYCPVCQKKK, encoded by the coding sequence ATGCCAGAGCTTCCTGAAGTGCAAACGATCGTAGCAGGTTTGAAGAAGAAGATTCTTAACAAAAAAATAGTTTCTCTTTTTGAGGAAAGAAAAGGAACTATCCGGAATTTTATTCGTGTTCCAACTTGTGAATTCGGTTCGATATCAGCCATTTCAAGGAGAGGAAAATACATTATATTTCATACTTCAAATGGATATAAATTCGTTATTCATTTGCGGATGACAGGCAAAATGATTTTTGAGAAAAATTTAGATAAGAAATCCACTCACGAAAGAGCGTATTTCATTTTTGATGATAAGACAAAACTGATCTTTGATGATGTGAGAGCCTTTGGGAAAATTCAAATATATGATATTAAAAATAGAATTGAAAGTTTAGAAAAATTGGGTTTAGAGCCGCTTTCTGATGATTTTACTGCTGAATATTTAAGAAAAAGATTTAGAAATCGGAGAAGCTCTATAAAAAATCTTCTCCTGAATCAGAGTATTGTTGCCGGATTAGGAAATATTTATGTATGTGAGATTCTCTATCGAGCAAAAATTTCTCCACAGAAGAAAGGGAATGAATTATCTATAAGAAAATTAAATTTGATCGTAAAAGAAACAAAAAAAGTTCTTAAGGAAGCAATTAAATATAATGGAACAACAATTTCCGATTATAGAAGTGTGGAAGATAAGACCGGAGAATTTCAAAAATTCTTAAATGTTTATCAAAAAAAAGAATGTCCTCAAGGACATCAAATAAAGAGAATTAAACAGGTTGGACGCTCGACATATTATTGTCCGGTTTGTCAGAAAAAAAAATGA